Proteins co-encoded in one Hyla sarda isolate aHylSar1 chromosome 4, aHylSar1.hap1, whole genome shotgun sequence genomic window:
- the LOC130367250 gene encoding vitelline membrane outer layer protein 1 homolog: protein MLIWKPQCVCFQVERPIDGDDTALNSIKLYCSSYRSRDVGDTITSTTGGWGDWTYVSWCPSGNLISFALKVEPPQGKGDDTAANNIMMQCSDHTILGGNGGPWGNYGSWSGICPGGICGIQTRVEGSQGKGDDTALNDVRFECCPT from the exons ATGTTAATATGGAAACCACAATGTGTTTGTTTCCAGGTGGAACGACCAATTGATGGGGATGACACCGCCCTGAATTCGATTAAACTATATTGTTCTTCCTATAGAAGCAGAGACGTTGGTGACACAATTACATCTACAACCGGAGG TTGGGGGGACTGGACTTACGTTTCCTGGTGTCCTAGTGGAAATCTTATAAGTTTTGCCTTGAAGGTTGAGCCACCACAGGGTAAAGGAGACGACACAGCGGCCAACAACATCATGATGCAATGTTCAGATCACACCATTCTAGGAGGAAATGGTGGCCCCTGGGGAAATTATGGGAGCTGGAGTGGAATTTGCCCCGGTGGTATCTGTGGTATCCAAACCAGAGTGGAAGGTTCACAAGGCAAAGGAGATGACACCGCGCTCAATGATGTCCGCTTTGAATGTTGTCCAACATAA